From the genome of Phytohabitans rumicis, one region includes:
- a CDS encoding AfsR/SARP family transcriptional regulator — translation MEVGFGVLGPVVAWDRAGTPVDVKGPRHRAVLARLIVARGRVVPVDRLVDDLWEAPAPGAVATVRTFVAALRRALEPGRPPRQPARLLVTEGPGYALRAAPDAVDAWRFEDAVAAAATAPPAPAHERLDAALGWWRGPAYADFAGEPWIRAERSRLDELRLTAVERRAEAALALGRAADAVPGLDVHAAEHPWREEAWRLLALALYRADRQGDALAVLRRARDLLREQLGVDPGPRLRRLESDILRHADTGDAERVWTAATAAYDRTVTGPARLETTVGLLRSLAVTGARGLAAAREQRAAAVAAAERLGDPELTARVIGGYDVPAIWTRSDDPQQSARIVAAAERALAALEPDGHDAARARLLATIAVESRGTRAARGPQAAREAERIARRLGDPAVLAFALNGVFMQSFHRAGLARRRDEVGAELVTLSGRHGLSTFEILGHLIRVQARGALADFAGADEHAAAADRLAARHERPLVGVFTGWYRAMRLAATGAAPADAEAAYRAAAVGLDGAGMPGSSAACCRWPCCACGSGTTGRPGSTTPPTGARTRRGPARWC, via the coding sequence GTGGAGGTCGGCTTCGGGGTGCTCGGACCGGTCGTGGCCTGGGACCGCGCCGGCACACCCGTCGATGTGAAGGGTCCGCGGCACCGCGCGGTGCTGGCCCGGCTCATCGTCGCGCGCGGCCGGGTGGTGCCGGTCGACCGCCTCGTCGACGACCTGTGGGAGGCGCCGGCGCCGGGCGCGGTGGCCACGGTCCGCACGTTCGTGGCGGCGCTGCGCCGCGCGCTGGAGCCGGGGCGCCCGCCGCGCCAGCCGGCACGGCTGCTGGTCACCGAGGGACCCGGGTACGCCCTGCGGGCCGCCCCGGACGCGGTCGACGCCTGGCGGTTCGAGGACGCCGTCGCCGCCGCGGCCACGGCACCGCCCGCCCCGGCACACGAACGCCTCGACGCCGCCCTCGGCTGGTGGCGCGGTCCCGCGTACGCGGACTTCGCGGGCGAGCCGTGGATCCGCGCCGAGCGGTCCCGGCTGGACGAGCTGCGGCTGACCGCGGTGGAGCGGCGGGCCGAGGCGGCGCTCGCGCTCGGCCGGGCGGCGGACGCCGTACCCGGCCTGGATGTCCATGCGGCGGAGCATCCGTGGCGCGAGGAGGCGTGGCGGCTGCTGGCGCTGGCCCTGTACCGGGCGGACCGGCAGGGCGACGCCCTCGCCGTCCTGCGCCGGGCCCGCGACCTGCTGCGCGAGCAGTTGGGCGTCGACCCGGGCCCGCGCCTGCGCCGGCTGGAGAGCGACATCCTCCGGCACGCCGACACCGGGGACGCGGAGCGGGTCTGGACGGCGGCCACCGCCGCGTACGACCGGACGGTGACCGGCCCGGCCCGGCTGGAAACCACGGTCGGGCTGCTGCGGAGCCTGGCCGTGACCGGGGCGCGCGGGCTGGCGGCGGCCCGCGAGCAGCGTGCCGCGGCGGTCGCGGCGGCCGAGCGGCTCGGCGACCCGGAACTCACCGCCCGGGTGATCGGCGGCTACGACGTACCCGCGATCTGGACCCGGTCCGACGACCCGCAACAGTCCGCGCGGATCGTGGCGGCGGCGGAGCGCGCCCTGGCCGCGCTCGAACCGGACGGGCACGACGCGGCCCGGGCCCGGCTGCTGGCGACGATCGCGGTGGAGTCGCGCGGCACGCGCGCCGCGCGCGGGCCGCAGGCGGCCCGGGAGGCCGAACGGATCGCCCGCCGGCTCGGCGACCCGGCGGTGCTGGCCTTCGCGCTGAACGGCGTGTTCATGCAGAGCTTCCACCGCGCCGGCCTGGCCAGGCGGCGGGACGAGGTCGGCGCCGAACTCGTGACGCTGTCCGGGCGGCACGGCCTGTCCACCTTCGAGATCCTCGGTCACCTGATCCGCGTGCAGGCCCGCGGCGCGCTCGCCGACTTCGCCGGGGCGGACGAGCACGCCGCCGCGGCCGATCGCCTGGCCGCGCGGCACGAGCGGCCGCTGGTCGGGGTGTTCACCGGCTGGTACCGCGCCATGCGGCTGGCCGCGACCGGGGCGGCGCCGGCGGACGCGGAGGCCGCCTACCGCGCGGCCGCGGTCGGGCTCGACGGCGCCGGAATGCCCGGGTCGAGCGCGGCCTGCTGCCGCTGGCCCTGCTGTGCCTGCGGGTCTGGCACGACCGGCCGGCCGGGTTCGACGACGCCACCGACTGGGGCCCGTACGCGCCGTGGGCCCGCCCGCTGGTGCTGA
- a CDS encoding alpha/beta fold hydrolase yields the protein MTLAIPGFDYQRVAAADGVTLNVAVGGAGRPIVLLHGFPQTHLMWRHVAADLAADHTVICPDLRGYGASDKPAEAGPATYAKRTMAADVVAVAAALGHDRFALAGHDRGALVAVRAGLDHPGVVTHLAALDVLPTLDMWDVLRGAGAAVAFHLYLMAQPPGLPERMIGASADAFFGHFLDAWTGDPGAIPAQVRAEYLRASREAVPSIVADYRASAGIDADHDRADRAAGRRLGMPVTVVQQDWGAVLGYDAAALWRAWAPDLEHHTTSAGHFLAEEAPAEVVKALRGLLARPCLDTGGKV from the coding sequence ATGACGCTTGCCATTCCCGGATTCGACTACCAGCGCGTCGCGGCCGCCGACGGCGTGACCCTGAACGTGGCGGTCGGCGGCGCGGGCCGCCCGATCGTGCTGCTGCACGGCTTTCCGCAGACCCACCTGATGTGGCGGCACGTCGCCGCCGACCTGGCCGCCGACCACACCGTGATCTGCCCCGACCTGCGCGGCTACGGCGCCAGCGACAAGCCGGCCGAGGCGGGCCCCGCGACGTACGCCAAGCGGACCATGGCCGCGGACGTCGTGGCCGTCGCGGCGGCGCTCGGCCACGACCGCTTCGCCCTCGCCGGCCACGACCGCGGTGCGCTGGTGGCGGTCCGCGCCGGCCTCGACCACCCGGGCGTGGTCACCCACCTCGCCGCGCTCGACGTCCTGCCGACCCTGGACATGTGGGACGTGCTGCGCGGGGCCGGCGCCGCCGTCGCGTTCCACCTGTACCTGATGGCCCAGCCGCCCGGCCTGCCCGAGCGGATGATCGGCGCCAGCGCGGACGCGTTCTTCGGCCACTTCCTGGACGCCTGGACCGGCGACCCGGGGGCCATCCCGGCGCAGGTGCGCGCCGAGTACCTGCGGGCGTCGCGGGAGGCGGTGCCCTCGATCGTCGCCGACTACCGGGCGTCGGCCGGGATCGACGCCGACCACGACCGCGCCGACCGGGCCGCCGGACGGCGACTGGGTATGCCGGTCACCGTCGTACAGCAGGACTGGGGTGCGGTCCTCGGCTACGACGCCGCCGCGCTGTGGCGCGCGTGGGCCCCGGACCTGGAGCACCACACCACGTCGGCGGGTCACTTCCTGGCCGAGGAGGCCCCCGCCGAGGTGGTGAAGGCCCTGCGCGGGTTGCTCGCGCGGCCTTGCCTTGACACCGGCGGCAAGGTCTAG
- a CDS encoding TIGR03619 family F420-dependent LLM class oxidoreductase, with the protein MKFAINYSTPFYGVDPDRLAGYARHAEECGFEALYIPEHIVLYPGAMVGPMPLPPALPFADPLDCLSFVAAATSRILLGTAVLLLPYHHPVVLAKRLATIDVLSRGRMRRLTVGLGTLPGEAAAVGVDFGSRGRRADEAIDVLRLLWAGGEEGVSFHGEFFAFDNACSFPKPYGGGTLPVHIGGSSRAAARRAGRRGDGYFPGGALTPDERARQLDLARSAAAGAGRDPDALEYTRWGSIDMPPERVEAFAAQGVTRIVVAATADDPAEQHDQMSVFAERFGLTMTPR; encoded by the coding sequence GTGAAGTTCGCGATCAACTACAGCACGCCGTTCTACGGCGTCGACCCGGACCGGCTCGCCGGGTACGCGCGGCACGCCGAGGAGTGTGGCTTCGAGGCCCTGTACATCCCCGAGCACATCGTGCTGTACCCGGGCGCGATGGTCGGCCCGATGCCGCTGCCGCCGGCCCTGCCGTTCGCCGACCCGCTCGACTGCCTGAGCTTCGTCGCCGCCGCCACCAGCCGGATCCTGCTCGGCACGGCGGTGCTGCTGCTGCCGTACCACCATCCGGTGGTGCTCGCCAAGCGCCTGGCCACCATCGACGTGCTGTCCCGGGGCCGGATGCGCCGGCTGACCGTGGGGCTGGGCACGCTGCCCGGCGAGGCGGCGGCGGTGGGCGTGGACTTCGGCAGCCGGGGCCGCCGCGCCGACGAGGCGATCGACGTGCTCCGGCTGCTCTGGGCCGGCGGCGAGGAGGGGGTGAGCTTCCACGGCGAGTTCTTCGCCTTCGACAACGCGTGCAGCTTTCCCAAGCCGTACGGCGGCGGCACCCTGCCCGTCCACATTGGTGGGTCGAGCCGGGCGGCCGCGCGCCGGGCCGGGCGGCGGGGCGACGGCTACTTTCCCGGCGGCGCGCTCACTCCCGACGAGCGGGCCCGGCAGCTGGACCTGGCCCGGTCGGCCGCCGCCGGGGCCGGCCGCGACCCGGACGCGCTGGAGTACACCCGCTGGGGGTCGATCGACATGCCCCCGGAACGCGTCGAGGCGTTCGCCGCGCAGGGCGTGACCCGGATCGTCGTGGCGGCCACCGCCGACGATCCGGCCGAGCAGCACGACCAGATGTCCGTGTTCGCCGAGCGGTTCGGGCTCACGATGACGCCACGATGA
- a CDS encoding calcium-binding protein — protein sequence MSAVAVGRPTGATEGDTMRVRARVGLWSAATLAAVGLAVPGGGPAHAIDDCDGHIGAYIEGTSGDDVLEGTSGPDIIRGHGGDDLILGYGGRDTINGGDGDDLMIGGDCADVMHGNQGNDDIAGLAGDDVVNGNVGDDLLIGGPGADTVDGGSGADECSDEPTSDEQYIVYIIDWVSTYAC from the coding sequence GTGTCCGCGGTCGCCGTCGGGCGGCCCACGGGCGCGACGGAGGGGGACACCATGCGGGTACGGGCGAGGGTGGGACTGTGGTCGGCCGCCACGCTGGCGGCGGTGGGGCTGGCGGTGCCGGGTGGCGGGCCGGCGCACGCCATCGACGACTGTGACGGGCACATCGGCGCCTACATCGAGGGCACGTCCGGCGACGACGTGCTGGAGGGGACCTCCGGACCGGACATCATCCGCGGGCACGGCGGCGACGACCTCATCCTCGGGTACGGCGGGCGGGACACCATCAACGGCGGTGACGGCGACGACCTCATGATCGGCGGCGACTGCGCCGACGTCATGCACGGCAACCAGGGCAACGACGACATCGCCGGACTCGCCGGCGACGACGTGGTCAACGGCAACGTCGGCGACGACCTCCTCATCGGCGGGCCGGGAGCGGACACTGTGGACGGTGGGTCGGGCGCCGACGAGTGCTCCGACGAGCCCACCTCGGACGAGCAGTACATCGTCTACATCATCGACTGGGTCAGCACCTATGCCTGCTGA
- a CDS encoding tetratricopeptide repeat protein, whose product MASGSLLVVAAAGYGKTTALEAACADGQTAYVTASDLLGGAAVGGTVGHVAVDDACRLDPPRQVRLARLLAAFPGHVRVSVASRHPLDPAAVAELPGPVTERGPADLALTPDALFRVLREEHGLADADLAYHVHHLTAGWPALTHLAGDVLRRGAGRHDLLPALVEAATTWVREEVLAGLPAWLLDLVADLDPITEPLCAAVMAATSDGPEWTPGELRPLARTGLLVANGLGAPRLVPVLRAVLLRDRHLRTAAEGLPGRLRTAAAWYQRHGYAVAAARAFQGAGDAGACAALVESGGDGMLAAGGAAEVVRLIDELPATARTPRVRLIRADALRMAGRALESVQAFTPLLVDAAETGHWTAGLVWRAAMLPYMRGDFRAALDLLDRAPEPPAVPTADDASVLACRATTLHLLGESDAAAATAARALSAAGTAGDDRARAFAHIAAAMIAIGVRREEHLAEALAAAERAGDVVQQARVLANQADCLLRAARYPQALRASARAVRTAEAGAPPGVLVTALHNAGEALTRLGRYEEATLHCERSIQISHRAGLRRTAPGLYGLGEINRQLGRPEQSRVAFEEAIELARGHREPQVLVPALAGLARLLADGGDVPAALAAAAEAEQAAPPGLAAVALVAAGWVALAGGDADQARGRAADAVCAARASRHADALAEALELSAVAGADVEAARAALREAETIWERAGAPPAADRIRVLLGRLPGADGPQRWAAKTAARRLVALGVPAVDGAGLVPADAAPVRVRVLGRFEVYVGGQPVPLPAWRSRQARTLLKILIARRGRPVPRAELCELLWPDDEPRRTGHRLSVLLSVVRTVLDPTRLRPADHYLRADLAGVSFDLDRVALDVDGLLRDAAHGLRLAREGEPDRAREILTEMDAAYHGDPFAEDPYEDWADGLREEARAVWLRGLRELAQLCRRCADLDQAATILVRLLVADPFDEPAHRSLVEVLLAAGRHGEAQRAYDRWAGAMRSIDAPVPSRAVLRVRAAAQQA is encoded by the coding sequence ATGGCATCCGGCAGCCTGCTCGTCGTTGCCGCGGCGGGCTACGGCAAGACCACGGCGTTGGAGGCCGCGTGCGCGGACGGCCAGACGGCGTACGTCACCGCGTCCGACCTGCTCGGCGGCGCCGCCGTCGGCGGGACGGTCGGGCACGTCGCCGTCGACGATGCCTGCCGGCTGGACCCGCCCAGGCAGGTCCGGCTGGCCCGGTTGCTCGCGGCATTCCCCGGCCACGTACGGGTCTCGGTCGCCTCCCGCCACCCGCTGGACCCGGCGGCCGTCGCCGAGCTGCCCGGCCCGGTCACCGAGCGTGGCCCGGCCGACCTCGCGCTCACCCCGGACGCCCTGTTCCGGGTGCTGCGGGAGGAGCACGGCCTCGCCGACGCCGACCTCGCGTACCACGTACACCACCTGACCGCCGGGTGGCCGGCCCTGACCCACCTGGCCGGCGACGTGCTGCGCCGCGGCGCCGGCCGCCACGACCTGCTGCCCGCGCTGGTCGAGGCCGCCACGACCTGGGTACGCGAGGAGGTGCTCGCCGGCCTGCCCGCGTGGCTGCTCGACCTCGTGGCGGACCTCGATCCCATCACCGAGCCGCTCTGCGCCGCCGTCATGGCGGCCACATCGGACGGTCCGGAGTGGACACCGGGCGAACTGCGCCCGCTCGCCCGCACCGGCCTGCTCGTCGCCAACGGCCTCGGTGCACCGCGGCTCGTTCCGGTGCTGCGGGCGGTTCTGCTCCGCGACCGGCACCTCCGGACGGCCGCCGAGGGCCTGCCCGGCCGGCTGCGCACGGCCGCCGCCTGGTATCAGCGGCACGGGTACGCCGTGGCGGCCGCCCGCGCGTTCCAGGGTGCCGGCGACGCGGGCGCGTGCGCCGCGCTGGTCGAGTCCGGCGGCGACGGCATGCTCGCGGCCGGCGGCGCGGCCGAGGTCGTCCGGTTGATCGACGAGCTGCCGGCCACCGCCCGCACGCCGCGGGTGCGGCTGATCCGGGCCGACGCGCTGCGCATGGCCGGGCGGGCCCTGGAGTCCGTACAGGCGTTCACGCCGCTCCTCGTGGACGCGGCGGAGACCGGCCACTGGACGGCGGGCCTGGTCTGGCGGGCGGCCATGCTGCCGTACATGCGCGGCGACTTCCGGGCCGCCCTCGACCTGCTCGACCGGGCACCGGAACCCCCCGCCGTGCCGACCGCCGACGACGCCTCGGTGCTGGCCTGCCGCGCCACCACGCTGCACCTGCTGGGCGAGAGCGACGCCGCCGCGGCCACCGCCGCCCGGGCGCTGTCCGCCGCCGGGACCGCCGGCGACGACCGGGCCCGGGCGTTCGCGCACATCGCCGCCGCGATGATCGCGATCGGGGTACGTCGGGAGGAGCACCTCGCGGAGGCGCTGGCCGCCGCGGAGCGGGCCGGCGACGTCGTCCAGCAGGCGCGGGTGCTGGCCAACCAGGCGGACTGCCTGCTGCGCGCGGCCCGCTACCCGCAGGCCCTGCGGGCGTCCGCCCGCGCCGTACGGACCGCGGAGGCGGGCGCGCCACCGGGCGTGCTGGTGACCGCCCTGCACAACGCGGGCGAGGCGCTCACCCGCCTCGGCCGGTACGAGGAAGCGACGCTCCACTGTGAACGTTCCATCCAGATCTCGCACCGCGCCGGGCTGCGCCGCACCGCGCCCGGCCTCTACGGCCTGGGCGAGATCAACCGGCAGCTCGGCCGGCCGGAGCAGAGCCGGGTGGCGTTCGAGGAGGCGATCGAGCTGGCCCGCGGCCACCGCGAGCCGCAGGTCCTCGTGCCGGCGCTGGCCGGCCTCGCGCGGCTGCTCGCGGACGGCGGCGATGTGCCCGCGGCGCTGGCGGCCGCGGCGGAGGCCGAGCAGGCGGCGCCGCCCGGGCTGGCCGCCGTGGCGCTGGTGGCGGCGGGCTGGGTGGCGCTGGCCGGTGGCGACGCCGACCAGGCGCGCGGGCGGGCCGCCGACGCCGTGTGCGCCGCCCGGGCCAGCCGGCACGCCGACGCGCTGGCCGAGGCGCTGGAGCTGTCCGCGGTCGCCGGCGCCGACGTCGAGGCGGCCCGGGCCGCGCTGCGCGAGGCGGAGACGATCTGGGAACGCGCCGGCGCCCCGCCCGCCGCCGACCGGATCCGGGTGCTGCTCGGCCGACTCCCTGGCGCCGACGGCCCGCAGCGCTGGGCGGCCAAGACGGCGGCGCGGCGGCTCGTCGCGCTCGGCGTCCCGGCCGTCGACGGCGCCGGGCTGGTGCCGGCCGACGCCGCCCCCGTGCGGGTGCGCGTGCTCGGCCGGTTCGAGGTGTACGTCGGCGGGCAACCGGTGCCGCTGCCGGCCTGGCGCTCCCGGCAGGCGCGTACCCTGCTCAAGATCTTGATTGCCCGGCGCGGGCGCCCGGTGCCGCGCGCGGAGCTGTGCGAGCTGCTGTGGCCGGACGACGAGCCGCGGCGCACCGGGCACCGGCTGTCCGTACTCCTGTCGGTGGTCCGGACCGTGCTGGACCCGACCCGGCTGCGGCCCGCGGACCACTACCTGCGCGCGGATCTGGCCGGGGTGTCGTTCGACCTCGACCGGGTGGCGCTCGACGTGGACGGGCTGCTGCGGGACGCGGCGCACGGGCTGCGCCTGGCCCGCGAGGGCGAACCGGACCGGGCGCGGGAGATCCTCACCGAGATGGACGCGGCGTACCACGGCGACCCGTTCGCGGAGGACCCGTACGAGGACTGGGCGGACGGCCTGCGCGAGGAGGCCCGCGCCGTGTGGCTGCGCGGCCTGCGCGAGCTGGCCCAGCTGTGCCGCCGCTGCGCCGACCTCGACCAGGCCGCGACGATCCTGGTACGGCTGCTGGTGGCCGACCCGTTCGACGAGCCGGCCCACCGGTCGCTGGTCGAGGTGCTGCTGGCCGCCGGGCGCCACGGCGAGGCCCAGCGGGCGTACGACCGGTGGGCCGGGGCGATGCGGTCGATCGACGCCCCGGTGCCGAGCCGTGCCGTGCTGCGCGTGCGGGCCGCCGCTCAGCAGGCATAG
- a CDS encoding class I SAM-dependent methyltransferase has protein sequence MRTSPDRERWPDVATVPRAPLRAAAVAGLVRWVARRLPLRVVTDGGGTQGPDRPGVPVLRLHRPEAFHRRLGARGLIGFGEAYQAGDWDTDDLAGLLTAFAGGLLDGRLGPLRQLGRLRHVAALRPLYGARIPPAEEDTVDGARRNIQHHYDLSNDLFALFLDETMTYSSALFDPDPRGATAADLGDAQRRKIDRLLDRTEVGAGTRVLEVGTGWGELAIRAARRGALVHTVTISAAQRDLAVRRAAAAGVADRVTVDLRDYRHVEAEPFDAVLSVEMIEAVGERYWPTYFATLDRLLAPGGRVGLQAITVPHERLRASRTGSPPATWTCSSSSSTARPLPGACINVDDRAAADPDDDRRRRSKGRIQHRYATFRPPCRIAAWASPRSGPHFDTGPRATRRRPSTTGRSTARRRSRCRAPAPGRRRRPPRSRSARPA, from the coding sequence ATGCGTACGAGCCCCGACCGCGAGCGCTGGCCGGACGTGGCTACCGTCCCCCGGGCGCCGCTGCGGGCGGCCGCCGTCGCCGGGCTGGTGCGGTGGGTGGCCCGCCGCCTTCCGCTGCGGGTTGTCACCGACGGCGGCGGCACGCAGGGTCCGGACCGTCCCGGGGTGCCCGTGCTGCGGCTGCACCGCCCCGAGGCGTTCCACCGGCGGCTGGGCGCCCGCGGGCTGATCGGCTTCGGCGAGGCGTACCAGGCCGGCGACTGGGACACCGACGACCTGGCCGGGCTGCTGACCGCGTTCGCCGGCGGGCTGCTCGACGGCCGCCTCGGCCCGCTGCGCCAGCTCGGCCGGCTACGGCACGTCGCCGCGCTGCGTCCCTTGTACGGCGCGCGCATCCCGCCTGCCGAGGAGGACACAGTGGACGGTGCGCGGCGCAACATCCAGCATCACTATGACCTGTCCAACGACCTCTTCGCCCTCTTCCTCGACGAGACGATGACGTACTCGTCTGCGCTGTTCGACCCGGACCCGCGCGGGGCGACGGCGGCCGATCTCGGCGACGCCCAGCGCCGGAAGATCGACCGCCTGCTGGACCGGACCGAGGTCGGCGCCGGCACCCGCGTACTCGAAGTCGGCACCGGCTGGGGCGAGCTGGCCATCCGCGCCGCCCGGCGCGGCGCCCTGGTGCACACCGTCACCATCTCCGCCGCGCAGCGCGACCTGGCGGTACGCCGGGCCGCCGCGGCCGGCGTCGCCGACCGGGTGACCGTCGACCTGCGCGACTACCGGCACGTCGAGGCGGAGCCGTTCGACGCCGTCCTCAGCGTCGAGATGATCGAGGCCGTCGGGGAACGCTACTGGCCCACCTACTTCGCGACCCTGGACCGGCTCCTCGCGCCCGGCGGCCGGGTCGGGCTGCAGGCGATCACCGTGCCGCACGAACGGCTGCGCGCCTCCCGCACCGGTTCGCCACCGGCCACCTGGACGTGCAGCAGTTCGTCCTCGACCGCCAGACCGCTGCCTGGGGCCTGTATCAACGTGGATGACCGGGCTGCGGCGGACCCAGACGACGACCGGCGGCGCCGGTCGAAAGGCCGCATACAACACCGGTATGCGACCTTCCGCCCGCCTTGCCGGATCGCCGCCTGGGCCTCGCCTCGCTCCGGCCCCCACTTTGATACAGGCCCCAGGGCTACGCGGCGCAGACCGAGTACGACAGGACGTTCCACGGCCCGGCGCCGGTCCCGTTGTCGTGCGCCCGCACCTGGGCGACGCCGCCGGCCACCGCGCTCACGGTCAGCTCGTCCAGCGTGA
- a CDS encoding DinB family protein translates to MADERPDPPRVGGEREMLRAFLDYHRATLAWKCDGLSDEQLRRRSMPPSTLSLLGLVRHMAEVERTWFRRVIDGEDVPLVWSAEGDFQMAYEAGTATRSEAFDAWQAEVERSRRIERSAQSLDVTGYQARWGEDVSLRFVMLHLIHEYARHNGHADFLREGVDGTVGA, encoded by the coding sequence ATGGCTGACGAACGACCTGATCCGCCGCGCGTTGGTGGGGAGCGCGAGATGCTGCGCGCCTTCCTGGACTACCACCGCGCGACACTCGCCTGGAAGTGCGACGGGCTGTCCGACGAGCAGCTGCGCCGCCGGTCGATGCCGCCGTCGACGCTGTCCCTGCTCGGCCTGGTGCGGCACATGGCCGAGGTGGAGCGCACCTGGTTCCGGCGGGTCATCGACGGGGAGGACGTGCCGCTGGTGTGGTCGGCCGAGGGCGACTTCCAGATGGCGTACGAGGCGGGCACGGCCACCCGGTCGGAGGCGTTCGACGCCTGGCAGGCGGAGGTCGAGCGGTCCCGCCGGATCGAACGGTCTGCGCAGTCGCTGGACGTGACCGGGTATCAGGCCCGGTGGGGCGAGGACGTGTCGCTACGCTTCGTGATGCTGCACCTGATTCACGAGTACGCGCGGCACAACGGGCACGCCGACTTCCTGCGCGAGGGAGTCGACGGGACCGTCGGCGCGTAG